Proteins from a genomic interval of Zingiber officinale cultivar Zhangliang chromosome 1B, Zo_v1.1, whole genome shotgun sequence:
- the LOC121967100 gene encoding DNA repair protein recA homolog 3, mitochondrial-like encodes MARLLRHASLRRTLCALEIHGDGTGASSFQFCKFSSQAKKKSKLDVSDCGKENQSKKDLALQQALDQITASFGKGSIMWLGRSHAPSEVPVISTGSFLLDMALGIGGLPKGRVVEIYGPEASGKTTLALHVIAESQKNGGYCAFIDAEHALDPAMAKAIGVNTHNLLLSQPDCGEQALSLVDTLIRSGSVDVVVVDSVAALVPKAELDGEMGDAHVALQARLMSQALRKLSHSLSRSQAILLFVNQIRAKMSTFGGFGVTQEVTSGGNALKFYASVRLNIKQIGFVEKDKEIIGRKVSVKIVKNKHAPPFRTAEFELEFGKGIRRESELLELGLKHNFVTKSGLSMYGFNGQNFRGKDAIKHHLLENEADREDLITKLRQKILHDEAVKKVDPDINTQNREESEEVTSDTTDEEIVVDA; translated from the exons ATGGCGAGGCTTCTCCGTCACGCTTCTTTAAGGCGAACGCTATGCGCATTAGAG ATACATGGAGATGGAACTGGAGCATCTTCTTTCCAATTTTGCAAATTTTCCTCTCAAG CTAAAAAAAAGTCCAAGTTAGATGTATCTGACTGTGGCAAAGAAAACCAGTCTAAGAAAGACTTGGCTTTACAGCAAGCATTGGATCAGATTACAGCTTCATTTGGGAAGGGCTCAATCATGTGGCTTGGTCGTTCTCATGCTCCTAGTGAAGTTCCTGTTATATCTACAGGATCTTTTTTGTTGGATATGGCACTGGGAATTGGTGGTCTGCCTAAG GGGCGTGTTGTGGAGATATATGGTCCAGAGGCTTCGGGAAAAACAACACTAGCCCTTCATGTAATTGCAGAATCTCAGAAGAATGGAG GGTACTGTGCTTTCATAGATGCAGAGCATGCTCTCGATCCGGCAATGGCAAAGGCTATTGGTGTAAATACTCATAATTTGCTATTGTCACAGCCAGATTGTGGTGAGCAGGCACTTAGTCTTGTTGACACTCTTATTAGGAGTGGTTCAGTTGATGTTGTGGTTGTGGACAGT GTGGCTGCCCTTGTGCCCAAAGCTGAACTTGACGGCGAGATGGGAGATGCTCATGTGgccctccaagcaaggttgatgaGCCAAGCTCTGCGCAAGTTGAGTCATTCGTTGTCACGGTCACAGGCAATTTTGTTGTTTGTTAATCAG ATTAGAGCAAAGATGAGCACATTTGGTGGGTTTGGAGTAACACAAGAAGTTACCTCGGGTGGCAATGCCTTGAAATTTTACGCATCTGTTCGCCTGAACATCAAACAGATTGGCTTTGTCGAAAAAGACAAGGAG ATTATTGGGCGCAAAGTCTCCGTGAAGATAGTGAAGAATAAGCATGCCCCTCCATTTAGAACAGCTGAATTTGAGCTTGAGTTCGGCAAGGGGATCCGCCGTGAGTCCGAGTTACTTGAACTAGGACTGAAGCACAACTTTGTTACCAAAAGTGGTCTGTCTATGTATGGTTTCAATGGACAAAACTTCAGAGGAAAAGATGCTATTAAACACCATCTGTTGGAGAATGAAGCAGATAGGGAAGACCTAATTACAAAGCTGCGACAGAAGATTTTGCACGATGAGGCTGTCAAGAAGGTTGATCCTGACATCAACACTCAAAATAGGGAGGAGTCGGAAGAGGTCACCTCTGATACAACTGATGAGGAAATTGTTGTTGATGCTTGA